In Verrucomicrobiia bacterium, a genomic segment contains:
- a CDS encoding prepilin-type N-terminal cleavage/methylation domain-containing protein: protein MRKLAEKGFTLVEVLIISPIMIITVVMTMSFLFNQYGQLTQQGAQVNLNVDSQNITFSMQDDIFYANAFKQGLNSGLVDGHQPGGGWTYNSTPATLIVSAPALTGNRRAANRQPVYINTEGCDASVIEDNSPLYNNIIYFVSGTNLYKRTVSAPSSMATCGTSFQRQSCPQAQSSSSCPADRLLTDKLQSMTLTYYDTSNIVVTNPETAEKIQITLTLKDRAFAEDITATSSITLRKLNQ from the coding sequence ATGAGAAAGCTCGCCGAAAAAGGCTTCACGTTAGTCGAGGTACTTATCATAAGCCCCATAATGATCATTACTGTCGTGATGACCATGAGTTTCCTGTTCAATCAATACGGCCAACTAACCCAGCAGGGGGCGCAGGTAAACCTGAATGTCGACTCCCAAAACATCACCTTTAGCATGCAAGACGATATCTTTTACGCCAACGCCTTTAAGCAAGGACTGAACAGCGGGCTCGTCGATGGGCATCAACCCGGGGGCGGCTGGACATACAACTCTACCCCGGCCACTCTCATCGTCTCTGCCCCTGCCCTCACCGGCAATCGCCGAGCCGCCAACCGCCAACCCGTTTATATAAACACCGAGGGCTGCGATGCATCGGTGATAGAAGACAACTCTCCGCTGTACAACAACATTATTTATTTTGTCAGCGGCACCAACCTGTACAAAAGAACCGTCAGCGCACCTAGCTCTATGGCCACCTGCGGCACTAGCTTTCAGAGACAAAGCTGCCCCCAGGCCCAATCCAGCAGCTCCTGTCCGGCCGATCGACTACTAACAGACAAACTCCAAAGCATGACCCTCACCTACTACGACACCAGCAACATCGTAGTAACCAACCCTGAAACAGCAGAGAAAATACAGATAACCCTCACCCTAAAAGACCGGGCATTTGCCGAAGACATCACCGCCACGAGCAGCATTACCCTTAGGAAATTAAATCAATGA
- a CDS encoding type II secretion system protein produces the protein MSALRDESRGFAVVELLITLIIIGVAFGAFLITFTSIQNINKKALDINRANSVAFAKIQFYENMSYTSLPATTPTGTLQEVEDFSSSLSATLEAPRVGKVYINTLSSTLKQVVVTIEFGSGADKRIVQYADFIQKNGLGR, from the coding sequence ATGAGCGCCTTACGAGACGAATCCCGGGGATTCGCAGTTGTAGAATTATTAATCACGCTAATTATTATCGGGGTGGCCTTTGGCGCTTTTCTTATAACCTTTACTTCTATTCAGAACATCAACAAAAAGGCGCTAGATATTAACAGGGCCAACTCCGTTGCCTTTGCCAAAATCCAGTTCTACGAAAACATGAGCTACACCAGCCTGCCGGCCACCACCCCCACCGGCACCCTGCAAGAAGTAGAAGATTTTAGCAGCAGCCTGTCCGCCACTCTGGAAGCCCCAAGGGTAGGCAAAGTCTATATCAATACGCTGTCATCTACGCTCAAACAAGTAGTAGTAACTATCGAATTTGGGAGCGGCGCAGACAAGCGTATTGTCCAGTACGCCGATTTTATCCAAAAGAACGGACTGGGCCGATGA